A genomic region of Anaerolineae bacterium contains the following coding sequences:
- the ltaE gene encoding low-specificity L-threonine aldolase, whose product MDRIDLRSDTVSWPTPAMRQAMATARVGDDVYGEDPTVNELEALAAETLGKEAGLFVVSGTMANLVALLTHCGRGDEAIMGDQCHTFLYEVGSIAALGGIQPRTIPVQADGTFDLDDIRAAIRDSEDIHQPVSRLIALENAQCGVGGMPLTAAYTAEVGKLAQAYGLKLHIDGSRIFNAAAALNCPARELVEAADSVSFCLSKGLCAPVGAMLVGSREFIARARRMRKALGGGMRQAGVLAAAGLVAMREMIGRIHEDHATARQLAEGLARLPGIEIDLERVRINMVIMRLADSVPYTADEIAARLRERGILVGGRGERSFRLVTHYWITPAVVEQVIAAFEEILV is encoded by the coding sequence ATGGATCGCATTGACCTGCGCAGCGATACGGTGAGCTGGCCAACGCCAGCGATGCGGCAAGCAATGGCTACCGCCAGGGTCGGCGATGACGTCTATGGCGAGGACCCTACGGTCAACGAGCTGGAGGCGCTGGCCGCTGAGACGCTGGGGAAAGAGGCTGGCCTGTTTGTGGTGAGCGGGACGATGGCCAATCTGGTGGCCTTGCTGACCCATTGCGGGCGCGGCGACGAAGCCATCATGGGCGACCAGTGCCACACCTTCCTTTATGAGGTAGGCAGCATCGCGGCTCTGGGTGGCATCCAGCCGCGCACTATTCCGGTACAGGCTGACGGCACGTTCGATCTCGATGATATCAGGGCGGCGATCCGGGACAGCGAGGACATTCACCAGCCTGTATCGCGCCTGATCGCCCTGGAGAATGCGCAGTGCGGAGTCGGGGGTATGCCCCTGACGGCAGCCTACACCGCTGAGGTGGGAAAGCTGGCACAAGCCTATGGCCTGAAGCTGCATATCGACGGCTCGCGGATTTTCAACGCGGCAGCGGCATTGAACTGTCCGGCGCGTGAACTGGTCGAAGCGGCGGATAGTGTGTCATTCTGCCTCTCCAAAGGGCTTTGCGCGCCGGTTGGGGCGATGCTGGTAGGTAGCCGGGAGTTCATCGCCCGCGCCCGCCGGATGCGTAAGGCGCTGGGAGGTGGGATGCGCCAGGCTGGTGTGCTGGCTGCCGCCGGTCTGGTAGCTATGCGTGAGATGATCGGGCGCATCCATGAAGACCATGCCACTGCCCGGCAACTTGCGGAAGGGCTGGCACGCTTGCCGGGAATTGAGATTGATCTGGAGCGCGTACGAATCAACATGGTGATCATGCGCCTTGCTGATAGCGTCCCGTACACGGCTGACGAGATCGCTGCGCGTCTGCGCGAGCGCGGAATCCTGGTCGGCGGACGGGGGGAGCGCAGCTTCCGGCTGGTAACGCACTACTGGATCACGCCGGCAGTGGTGGAGCAGGTGATCGCCGCTTTCGAGGAAATCTTGGTATGA
- a CDS encoding zinc-binding dehydrogenase: MKEFVVVAERTIQFRDYEEPPLGPHEVRVKAIVSGIKHGTEMALYRGKTPFLAEAFDPTYRLFMPKEGHSLYPCRLGSWMTGEVIEVGAEVTRFRVGDKVHGGMPHRPTNVVNENKLYHLPAGMRPETALFTDPSIFALAAVHDAQIKIGDWVAIFGMGALGLIAVQLARAAGAELVIAVDTIDRRLALARQFGADAALNARTDDVPLAIKDLTGKKGVDCAIEISGAYAALQAAIRSVQPCGVIVAASYYSGIEPIQLGAEWHHNRPTLISSMPVWGMPHRHYPLWDLARIEQTCIRLLESGRILTDPMIGRRFRYEQAVEAYQFIDQHPEESVKTLFDYGD; the protein is encoded by the coding sequence ATGAAAGAGTTTGTAGTCGTTGCGGAGCGCACCATCCAGTTTCGCGATTACGAAGAACCACCGCTTGGCCCGCATGAAGTGCGGGTCAAGGCCATTGTCAGCGGGATCAAGCACGGCACTGAGATGGCGCTCTACCGGGGCAAAACCCCCTTCCTCGCCGAAGCTTTTGACCCAACCTACCGGCTCTTTATGCCTAAAGAGGGGCACAGTCTGTATCCCTGCCGGCTGGGGTCGTGGATGACCGGCGAGGTGATCGAGGTCGGGGCGGAAGTGACCCGTTTCCGCGTGGGGGACAAGGTGCATGGTGGGATGCCGCACCGGCCCACAAACGTGGTCAATGAAAACAAGCTGTATCACCTGCCCGCAGGGATGAGGCCAGAGACGGCGTTGTTCACCGATCCGTCGATCTTCGCTCTGGCAGCGGTGCATGATGCCCAGATTAAGATCGGAGATTGGGTTGCCATTTTCGGTATGGGCGCTCTGGGCCTGATTGCTGTGCAGCTGGCGCGGGCAGCCGGTGCGGAACTGGTGATCGCGGTGGACACGATTGACCGACGGCTGGCGTTGGCCAGGCAGTTTGGCGCGGATGCCGCCCTGAATGCTCGCACTGATGATGTCCCGCTGGCCATCAAAGACCTGACGGGCAAGAAAGGTGTTGACTGCGCCATTGAGATTTCGGGCGCTTATGCAGCCCTCCAGGCGGCCATCCGCAGTGTGCAACCGTGCGGTGTGATCGTGGCGGCCAGCTACTACAGTGGTATCGAACCGATTCAACTTGGCGCGGAATGGCACCATAACCGGCCTACACTGATCTCCAGCATGCCGGTCTGGGGGATGCCGCACCGGCACTACCCGCTCTGGGACCTGGCGCGTATTGAGCAGACCTGCATCCGCTTGCTGGAAAGCGGGCGTATCCTCACTGACCCGATGATCGGTCGCCGGTTCCGCTATGAACAGGCAGTGGAGGCTTATCAGTTTATTGACCAGCATCCTGAAGAAAGCGTCAAGACCCTGTTCGACTATGGCGACTGA
- a CDS encoding Gfo/Idh/MocA family oxidoreductase — MAGELKLAVLGCGGFARKRQVPNLVAQPGVRLVACCDQERGNAEALAQEASNGAAVVYDDYVTMLDKARPDAVYIALPPYAHADEVQEAARRGIHVFIEKPIALDMDTAWRMVEAAERAGIVTQVDFQFRFGAAVERVAAQIASGEGGSPGLMLARYFCNSLHAPWWRQKDKSGGQLVEQVIHMIDLLRYFLGQPVSVVGRQANLFHRDVPDYTVEDVSGVLVSFESGALGVIAATNGAIPGKWINQYHLVARHMTADFTDANHATIAYTAEAPPRIEVFGDENHDPWAAVAADFVSAVVQNRPARIPIREGALTLQLALAANASAEQGREVTLGPRK; from the coding sequence ATGGCTGGTGAGCTAAAGTTAGCAGTGCTGGGGTGTGGCGGTTTTGCACGCAAGCGCCAGGTGCCGAATCTGGTTGCGCAGCCCGGCGTTCGCTTAGTGGCCTGTTGCGATCAGGAACGGGGTAACGCGGAGGCGCTGGCCCAGGAAGCTTCTAATGGGGCGGCAGTCGTATACGACGATTATGTCACCATGCTGGACAAAGCCCGTCCTGATGCGGTGTATATTGCCTTACCGCCGTATGCCCATGCCGATGAGGTGCAGGAAGCAGCGCGGCGCGGTATTCACGTCTTCATTGAGAAGCCTATTGCGCTGGATATGGATACCGCCTGGCGGATGGTGGAGGCCGCCGAGCGAGCCGGAATTGTCACGCAGGTTGACTTCCAGTTTCGCTTTGGTGCGGCGGTGGAGCGCGTCGCTGCCCAGATCGCGTCCGGCGAGGGTGGTTCGCCTGGTCTGATGTTGGCACGTTATTTCTGCAACAGCCTGCACGCGCCCTGGTGGCGGCAGAAAGACAAGAGTGGCGGCCAGCTGGTCGAGCAGGTGATTCACATGATCGATCTGCTGCGCTACTTCCTGGGGCAGCCGGTTTCGGTTGTCGGGCGGCAGGCCAACCTGTTCCACCGGGATGTGCCCGACTATACCGTTGAGGACGTGAGCGGGGTGCTGGTGAGCTTTGAAAGCGGGGCACTGGGGGTGATTGCGGCCACCAATGGTGCCATTCCGGGTAAGTGGATCAACCAGTACCATCTGGTGGCGCGGCATATGACGGCAGACTTCACTGATGCCAATCACGCCACGATTGCCTATACTGCGGAGGCGCCGCCCCGCATTGAAGTTTTTGGCGATGAGAATCACGACCCCTGGGCCGCCGTCGCTGCTGACTTTGTATCGGCTGTTGTCCAGAACCGACCGGCGCGGATTCCTATCCGTGAAGGCGCGCTGACCCTGCAACTGGCGCTGGCTGCGAATGCTTCAGCTGAGCAGGGGCGGGAGGTAACGCTCGGCCCGCGCAAGTAG
- a CDS encoding sugar ABC transporter substrate-binding protein yields the protein MFRKTVGLCIVLVLLLGALSPALAQEGKVVIRYANFTAGQDRAAELDQIIAAFEAEYPNIKIEPYNMPFGDYFTMLQADFAGGDPPDVFELNYENFVAFAANGVLLDLSAYVSEDAPYYPQALHAFQYEGKQYALPETFSTVVLFYNKDLFDQAGIDYPTAEWTWVDALETAKAIRALGPDIWGIYSPIQFWEFYKRAAQNNCQFFNEDKTETLINAPECVEALQTMVGLLEEDVMPDPAEQAGVSDSELFQAGRLGMQVTGIWMMPAYQEVPFNWDIQLEPGMATKAYHFFSNGIAVDINTEHPLEAAAWAQYMTSSKTAVDVRLAADWELPTLNDMSLFESYLAMTPPDNREVVFQSLEAPVPPPTIARQSEMQDIFDELFNAVIAGELDPETALNLAKERVDSLLTS from the coding sequence ATGTTTCGCAAAACCGTAGGGCTGTGCATCGTGCTGGTGCTGCTCTTGGGGGCGCTGTCTCCAGCGTTGGCCCAGGAGGGCAAAGTCGTGATCCGCTATGCCAACTTCACAGCCGGGCAGGATCGGGCAGCGGAGTTGGACCAGATCATTGCGGCATTCGAAGCTGAGTATCCGAACATCAAGATCGAACCGTACAACATGCCGTTTGGCGACTACTTCACCATGCTCCAGGCCGACTTTGCCGGGGGCGATCCGCCTGACGTGTTCGAGTTGAATTACGAGAACTTCGTCGCCTTTGCTGCCAATGGTGTGCTGCTGGATCTGAGTGCCTACGTATCGGAGGACGCGCCGTACTATCCGCAGGCTCTCCACGCATTCCAGTATGAGGGCAAGCAGTATGCTTTGCCGGAGACATTCTCAACAGTCGTGCTGTTCTATAACAAAGACCTCTTTGATCAGGCCGGGATCGACTATCCGACTGCCGAATGGACCTGGGTGGACGCGCTAGAAACGGCCAAGGCTATCCGTGCTCTGGGGCCAGACATCTGGGGTATCTACTCGCCGATCCAATTCTGGGAATTCTACAAGCGTGCTGCACAGAATAACTGCCAGTTCTTCAACGAGGACAAGACCGAGACACTGATCAACGCCCCTGAGTGTGTGGAGGCGCTGCAGACGATGGTCGGCCTGCTGGAGGAAGATGTGATGCCTGATCCGGCTGAGCAGGCTGGCGTTAGCGACAGTGAGCTGTTCCAGGCTGGCCGGTTGGGGATGCAGGTGACCGGCATCTGGATGATGCCGGCTTACCAGGAAGTGCCGTTTAACTGGGATATTCAGCTGGAACCCGGCATGGCGACCAAGGCCTACCACTTCTTCTCAAACGGTATCGCGGTAGATATCAACACCGAACATCCGCTGGAGGCTGCTGCCTGGGCGCAGTACATGACTTCAAGTAAGACAGCTGTCGATGTGCGCCTTGCGGCTGACTGGGAACTGCCGACGCTCAACGACATGAGTCTGTTTGAGAGCTATCTCGCCATGACTCCGCCGGATAACCGCGAGGTGGTCTTCCAGTCGCTGGAAGCGCCCGTGCCGCCGCCTACCATCGCGCGGCAGAGTGAGATGCAGGACATCTTTGACGAGCTGTTTAACGCCGTAATCGCCGGTGAGCTTGACCCTGAGACGGCCCTCAATCTGGCCAAGGAACGGGTTGACTCCCTGCTGACATCGTAA
- a CDS encoding glycoside hydrolase family 15 protein has product MNLWDSSITIIQAGQAASGAYVASPTFSQYGYCWLRDGTWTAYAMDLAGEHASAHAFHAWVGATLQKHAPRVEALLARLARGETPHDHEYLPTRFTLDGELGTDDWTDFQLDGYGAWLWGLVAHVEAAGDDALWETLRPAIDLTVRYLGALWSMPNYDCWEESRHQIHLSTLTALYGGLAAVARYDPGCVPAELPAAIQAFALEHGVTVAGYLKKSLGNEAVDASLLWAAVPYGLLSVTDPRFAATLAKIEHDLARPGGGVYRYAADTYYGGGEWVLLAAWLGWVYAELGRRDEAQQLLAWCEAQATAAGELPEQVTDHLLDASLYDGWVQRWGAVACPLLWSHAMYLILRAVLDRR; this is encoded by the coding sequence ATGAACCTGTGGGACTCCAGCATTACTATTATTCAGGCCGGGCAGGCCGCCAGTGGCGCATATGTTGCCTCGCCCACGTTCTCCCAGTACGGCTACTGCTGGCTGCGTGACGGCACATGGACTGCCTATGCCATGGATCTGGCGGGTGAACATGCCAGTGCCCACGCTTTTCATGCCTGGGTGGGGGCAACATTGCAGAAACATGCTCCGCGTGTGGAAGCCCTGCTGGCCAGGTTGGCTCGAGGCGAAACGCCACATGATCATGAATACCTGCCGACACGCTTTACGCTGGATGGCGAGCTTGGGACGGATGACTGGACAGATTTCCAGCTCGATGGCTACGGCGCATGGCTGTGGGGGCTGGTTGCTCACGTGGAGGCAGCCGGTGATGACGCCTTGTGGGAAACACTGCGACCAGCCATTGATCTCACAGTGCGCTATCTGGGAGCGCTGTGGTCCATGCCCAACTATGATTGCTGGGAGGAATCTCGTCATCAGATACATCTGAGCACTTTGACTGCCCTGTATGGCGGTCTGGCGGCTGTAGCGCGCTATGATCCCGGATGCGTTCCAGCGGAGCTTCCTGCAGCTATCCAGGCCTTTGCCCTGGAGCACGGTGTGACGGTGGCCGGCTACCTTAAGAAGTCCCTGGGGAATGAGGCGGTGGATGCCAGTTTGCTATGGGCGGCGGTGCCGTATGGACTGCTGAGTGTGACTGACCCGCGCTTTGCTGCTACGCTGGCCAAGATCGAGCATGATCTCGCACGCCCGGGTGGTGGCGTATACCGCTACGCGGCAGATACATACTATGGCGGTGGTGAATGGGTGTTACTTGCCGCCTGGCTGGGCTGGGTGTATGCGGAACTGGGGCGGAGGGACGAGGCGCAACAATTGCTGGCGTGGTGCGAGGCCCAGGCGACAGCAGCAGGTGAATTACCGGAGCAGGTGACTGATCATCTGCTTGATGCCTCCCTGTATGATGGGTGGGTGCAGCGCTGGGGAGCGGTTGCCTGCCCTTTGCTGTGGTCGCACGCCATGTACCTGATCTTGCGCGCGGTGCTTGATAGACGCTGA
- a CDS encoding competence protein ComEA, with protein MSGSRNGSFWERYRGLLTVLLILAIVSGVAVFLFRRPEPVAITIIPPEPTVTPFPSPTPGPITVYVTGAVARPQIMVSLPYGSRAIDAIEAAGGFTAEADRVRVNQAQLLRDGDQVHVFAVQETIAAPDTILATPGDSGIVYVNSASQAELESLPRVGPELARRIIAYREEHGPFTTLDDLLAVSGIGPSLLEAITPLISLDVH; from the coding sequence TTGTCAGGCTCGCGGAACGGTTCGTTTTGGGAACGCTATCGTGGTCTGCTCACTGTGCTGCTGATCCTGGCGATTGTCAGCGGCGTCGCAGTCTTTCTGTTCAGACGTCCTGAGCCAGTAGCGATCACGATTATCCCGCCGGAGCCAACGGTTACCCCGTTTCCTTCGCCTACGCCGGGGCCAATCACGGTATATGTCACCGGGGCGGTGGCCCGTCCCCAGATCATGGTCAGCCTGCCATATGGCAGCCGGGCGATCGATGCGATCGAAGCGGCGGGCGGTTTCACCGCTGAAGCGGATCGCGTGCGAGTAAACCAGGCCCAATTGCTGCGCGATGGCGACCAGGTGCATGTGTTTGCCGTACAGGAGACGATCGCTGCCCCTGATACGATTCTGGCTACGCCAGGCGATAGTGGTATCGTCTATGTGAATTCTGCCAGTCAGGCTGAACTGGAGAGTCTGCCACGAGTCGGGCCGGAACTCGCCCGGCGAATCATTGCCTACCGCGAGGAGCACGGGCCATTCACAACCCTGGACGATCTGCTGGCGGTCAGCGGAATCGGGCCTTCCTTGCTGGAGGCTATTACCCCACTTATCTCGCTGGATGTGCACTAG
- a CDS encoding ABC transporter ATP-binding protein, whose product MSTTVTLKHITKIYGNQGKAMHSQGAAASADDSPPPQDEAIYALDDVTLTVRPGETLGVLGPSGCGKTTLLRIAAGLELPTSGQVLYDNEDLQHIPMTKRGIGMVFQNYALYPHLPSIDNIGFFLRLHKREAEIPARVLEISELMRIDLKPLLSRKPPTLSGGERQRIAIARCLARDPRLFLFDEPFSNLDAKLRTSARVELKRLLQRYQVTSIYVTHDQTEAIALCDRIAVLNRGQLMQIGTFAHLYETPRNVFVAGFLGKPPMNLFDGYAEDGMWIGKAFNWGPIRRDFASGMRIVLGIRPEHIRLDDQEGIPATVTLVEPLYSDRVQLIHVQLGPHAVTIRAPLEHPVTRGQQIRLSIPPDQVHLFDQATGQRIG is encoded by the coding sequence ATGTCGACCACCGTGACGCTGAAACATATCACCAAGATTTACGGCAATCAGGGTAAGGCCATGCACAGCCAGGGGGCAGCGGCCAGCGCCGATGATTCCCCGCCGCCTCAGGACGAGGCCATCTATGCCCTGGATGATGTCACCCTCACGGTACGCCCCGGAGAAACGCTGGGCGTTCTGGGGCCATCAGGCTGTGGCAAAACCACCCTGCTGCGCATCGCCGCCGGCCTGGAACTGCCTACATCCGGCCAGGTGCTCTACGATAACGAAGACCTGCAGCATATCCCAATGACCAAACGGGGGATCGGGATGGTCTTCCAGAACTACGCGCTGTACCCCCACCTGCCGAGTATCGACAACATTGGCTTCTTCCTGCGCCTGCACAAACGCGAAGCGGAAATTCCAGCCCGTGTGCTTGAGATTTCTGAACTGATGCGGATTGACCTTAAGCCCCTCCTCAGCCGCAAACCACCGACTCTTTCCGGTGGAGAACGCCAGCGGATCGCCATCGCTCGCTGCTTGGCCCGCGACCCGCGCCTGTTCCTCTTTGATGAGCCGTTCTCCAACCTCGACGCCAAGCTACGCACCAGCGCCAGGGTTGAACTGAAGCGCCTGCTGCAACGCTACCAGGTCACCAGCATCTATGTCACCCACGACCAGACTGAAGCCATCGCCCTTTGTGATCGCATCGCCGTGCTGAACCGGGGTCAGCTCATGCAGATCGGCACATTTGCTCACCTGTACGAAACGCCAAGAAACGTGTTTGTAGCCGGGTTCCTGGGCAAACCGCCAATGAATCTGTTCGATGGCTATGCGGAAGATGGGATGTGGATTGGCAAAGCGTTCAACTGGGGGCCGATCCGCCGCGATTTTGCCAGCGGCATGCGCATCGTGCTAGGCATTCGCCCGGAACACATCCGGCTGGACGACCAGGAGGGCATCCCGGCCACGGTGACGCTGGTTGAACCGCTCTACAGCGACCGCGTCCAGCTAATCCATGTCCAGCTTGGGCCGCACGCGGTCACCATCCGGGCACCGTTGGAACATCCTGTCACCCGCGGTCAGCAGATCCGGCTCTCGATCCCGCCCGACCAAGTGCATCTATTCGATCAGGCGACCGGCCAGCGCATCGGCTAG
- a CDS encoding glycoside hydrolase family 31 has protein sequence MTMIEIVHRPYGQEHPYEQLPEERFPRQPLAGQPFIIGIVTRPPGAVQEVMVHTRVDGQPGPSIVAVFQPDWQQKTEDGYGAEFLERIIRIEQDIWQASLTAPAAGHTLEYWIEAGGQTSEVFTWRPAEWRPAEGLAASVSEEDGALVWRLSPGETGWAVDLPAWLPRLISVEWQTDGQHVRRVRLAFASPADEAFYGLGERFNALNHRGQTLDVRVYDQYRYQGKRTYLPVPFLLSSKGYGLWVDSSRWMQFDLADSAPDCWTLEADLGPDESLTLRWLTGDSPYAITSRFTRLTGQPGLPPLWAFGLWMSANEWNSQARVMAEVERSFAHGIIPSVVVIEAWSDEATFYIWNDAQYKPRPGHEFLRYSDFTFPPDGRWPDPKGMIDTLHGRNIRVVLWQNPVLKADDPDLPNPQADNDRAYFIEQGFGVKEADGRTPYRVRPFWFRDSLLWDVTNPAACDWWFGKRAYLVEELGVDGFKTDGGEHLWSAGAVFADGRRGDELWNEYPKRYTEAYHHFITQKRGGDGLTFSRAGFTGSQVAPAHWAGDQPSTWEAFRSVIVAGLSAGICGILFWGLDIGGFSGEIPTAELYLRSTAMAAFCPIMQYHSDYNQHREPVIFRTPWNIQERTGDTRVVPIFRRFVNVRHNLMPYIWQEAQFSAKTGQPLMRALVLTDPAAEPYQYFFGRDLLVTPVTKAGAETWSVYLPAGVWHDLWTGEAVHGGKVIQTDAPLDRIPVFVKAGATIPVRLEGGKLGDPVPLSSEADAELRFGP, from the coding sequence GTGACCATGATTGAGATCGTCCACCGCCCGTATGGGCAGGAGCATCCCTACGAACAACTTCCTGAAGAGCGCTTTCCACGTCAACCGCTGGCTGGTCAGCCCTTCATCATTGGTATTGTCACCCGGCCTCCTGGCGCAGTGCAGGAGGTGATGGTCCATACTCGCGTGGATGGGCAGCCCGGGCCGTCAATAGTAGCGGTATTCCAGCCTGACTGGCAGCAGAAAACGGAGGATGGCTACGGCGCGGAATTCCTGGAGCGAATCATCCGCATCGAACAGGATATCTGGCAGGCCTCCCTGACTGCTCCCGCAGCCGGGCATACGCTTGAGTACTGGATCGAGGCTGGGGGACAGACCAGTGAGGTGTTTACATGGCGGCCTGCTGAGTGGCGACCTGCTGAGGGATTAGCGGCTTCTGTCAGCGAGGAAGATGGCGCTTTGGTCTGGCGGCTTTCGCCGGGAGAGACGGGTTGGGCTGTAGACCTACCTGCCTGGCTCCCGCGCCTGATCAGCGTTGAATGGCAAACAGATGGGCAGCATGTCCGCCGCGTGCGGCTTGCGTTTGCATCCCCAGCGGATGAGGCGTTCTACGGTCTGGGGGAACGTTTCAATGCCCTTAACCACCGAGGCCAGACACTGGATGTCCGCGTATATGATCAGTACCGCTACCAGGGTAAGCGCACGTATTTACCCGTGCCCTTCTTGCTCTCGTCGAAGGGTTACGGCCTGTGGGTGGACAGCAGCCGCTGGATGCAGTTCGATCTGGCTGATAGTGCACCCGATTGCTGGACACTGGAGGCCGATCTGGGCCCGGACGAATCACTGACTTTGCGCTGGCTCACCGGCGATTCCCCCTATGCGATTACGAGTCGTTTCACTCGCCTGACCGGGCAGCCCGGTTTGCCGCCACTGTGGGCCTTTGGTTTGTGGATGAGCGCCAACGAATGGAATTCGCAAGCCAGAGTCATGGCTGAGGTCGAGCGTTCTTTTGCGCATGGCATCATCCCCTCGGTTGTAGTGATCGAGGCTTGGTCGGATGAGGCGACGTTCTATATCTGGAACGACGCGCAATATAAGCCCCGTCCCGGTCACGAGTTCTTGCGCTATAGCGATTTCACTTTTCCGCCGGATGGTCGCTGGCCGGATCCGAAGGGCATGATCGATACCCTGCACGGGCGTAACATCCGTGTAGTGCTGTGGCAGAACCCGGTTCTCAAGGCGGACGATCCTGACTTGCCAAATCCACAGGCAGACAATGACCGCGCCTACTTCATCGAACAGGGCTTTGGTGTCAAGGAGGCGGATGGTCGAACGCCCTACAGGGTTCGACCATTCTGGTTCCGGGATAGCCTGTTATGGGATGTCACCAATCCCGCCGCCTGCGATTGGTGGTTCGGTAAGCGGGCTTATTTGGTTGAAGAACTGGGGGTGGATGGCTTTAAGACTGATGGTGGCGAACACCTGTGGAGCGCGGGCGCGGTCTTCGCTGATGGGCGTCGGGGCGATGAACTTTGGAACGAGTACCCGAAGCGCTACACCGAGGCGTACCACCACTTCATCACCCAGAAACGGGGTGGTGATGGGCTGACCTTCAGCCGGGCGGGGTTTACCGGATCGCAAGTCGCACCTGCGCACTGGGCCGGGGATCAGCCCTCCACCTGGGAGGCGTTCCGCTCGGTGATAGTAGCTGGTCTGTCAGCGGGAATCTGCGGCATCCTGTTCTGGGGGCTGGATATTGGTGGTTTTAGCGGCGAAATTCCTACGGCGGAACTGTACCTGCGTAGCACGGCCATGGCGGCGTTCTGCCCGATCATGCAGTACCACAGTGACTATAATCAGCACCGTGAACCCGTAATATTCCGCACGCCCTGGAACATCCAGGAGCGCACCGGGGACACGCGTGTAGTCCCGATATTTCGCCGTTTTGTCAACGTGCGCCATAACCTGATGCCTTATATCTGGCAAGAGGCACAGTTTTCCGCCAAAACCGGACAGCCTTTGATGCGTGCGCTGGTGCTGACCGATCCCGCTGCGGAACCATACCAGTACTTCTTCGGACGCGACCTGCTTGTCACACCGGTGACAAAAGCAGGCGCAGAGACGTGGTCGGTTTACCTGCCTGCAGGGGTGTGGCACGATCTGTGGACGGGGGAAGCGGTGCACGGTGGGAAGGTCATACAGACTGATGCGCCGCTGGATCGCATCCCGGTCTTTGTGAAGGCAGGGGCGACAATCCCGGTACGGCTGGAAGGGGGAAAGCTGGGTGATCCGGTTCCGCTCTCGTCTGAGGCTGATGCGGAGCTGCGCTTCGGGCCTTGA
- a CDS encoding carbon-nitrogen hydrolase family protein: protein MREITVALVQMKPVLGEPEENLVKMSDFVATIASQQRVDLIVFPELVTSGYELGVRFTEIAQRVPGPTINLMSQRANEHGVYIAFGMVTKEKVESVLYNSAVLVGPDGELVDVYNKIHLRGEERMAFREGYKIPVLETEFGTIGLLLGWDLAFPEVARALALDGAELLCVMANWEASAIDEWKTYLRARAYENTLFVAGVNRIGEDVTLNFGGESMVVGPRGTVYASLTDEVDPGTGQPAEGYTVARIDLDEVRRYREELQILQARQPAAYRALVRKY from the coding sequence ATGCGCGAAATTACCGTCGCCCTGGTGCAGATGAAACCTGTGCTGGGGGAGCCTGAGGAAAACCTGGTCAAGATGTCTGATTTTGTTGCGACCATTGCCTCGCAACAGCGGGTTGACCTGATCGTCTTTCCGGAACTGGTAACCAGCGGTTACGAGCTGGGCGTGCGCTTTACGGAAATCGCCCAGCGTGTGCCCGGGCCGACGATTAACCTGATGTCGCAGCGGGCCAATGAGCACGGCGTCTACATCGCTTTCGGTATGGTGACGAAAGAAAAAGTTGAGAGCGTGCTCTACAACAGCGCGGTGCTTGTCGGGCCAGATGGCGAACTGGTCGACGTGTACAACAAGATTCACCTGCGTGGCGAGGAACGCATGGCCTTCCGCGAGGGCTACAAAATCCCGGTATTGGAGACGGAATTCGGCACGATCGGGCTGTTGCTGGGCTGGGACCTGGCATTCCCGGAAGTGGCGCGGGCGCTGGCGCTGGATGGGGCGGAACTGTTGTGCGTCATGGCTAACTGGGAAGCCAGCGCAATTGATGAATGGAAGACATACCTGCGGGCGCGCGCCTATGAGAATACGCTGTTCGTGGCCGGCGTTAACCGCATTGGCGAGGATGTGACGCTCAATTTCGGTGGCGAGAGCATGGTTGTCGGCCCACGGGGAACAGTCTATGCATCGCTGACAGACGAGGTTGATCCCGGGACGGGTCAGCCTGCTGAGGGCTACACAGTTGCCCGCATCGATCTGGATGAGGTGCGCCGTTACCGCGAAGAACTGCAAATTCTGCAGGCGCGCCAGCCTGCCGCCTACCGGGCGCTGGTGCGTAAGTATTAG